The DNA window GGCCGCTTTATTCAGGCCGATTTTCCGCACGTCAGTGTCGGCTCCGTGCTGTTTCCGGCGGTGGATGAATACAACAGCCTGGAAGACAAACTGGCCTTCCAGAAAGCCTTCCTTGACCATCTGAATAAAACCCGGCGTAAGCGCCGCGAGTTTATTTTCTGCGGTAACTTTGAAGCGGCGCATAAAACCGTGGATCTGGATAACTGGCAGGAACAACAGAGTACGCCCGGTTTTTTACCGGAAGAGCGCGCTTTCTTTGATCAGATGTTTGGCCCGGTCGGTTATGTCGATGCCTTCCGCGAAGCCAACTTCGGCGAAAACCAGTACACCTGGTGGCCGGACGCCGACAGCGCCCGGCGCAACCAGAATGGCTGGCGTAAGGATTATCAGATCTGCACGCCGTCCATTCGCCAGTTTGTGGTGGATGCCAAACTCGACACCAGCCTGCGCTTCGGCGATCACGCCGCGGTGATGGTGGAGTACGAGTTTGATGAGGACTGAGGCTCGCTGAGCGAGCCTTATCGTTCAAGGTTGAGGGTTAAGCGTTGAGCGAGCTTTTGTATCGAATACCGAGCCCGCAGAACCCTTAACCCTGAACGCTCACCCCAGAAACTAACCCGCCAACGCCGCCTTCTGCGCCGCACTCAGTTCCACAATGGCCTTCTGGGCCAGCGCCAGCATGGCGTTCAGTTCGTCCGGTGTGAAGGCTTCGCCTTCCGCCGTGCCCTGAATTTCCACAAAACCGCCGGTCTCGGTCATGATCACGTTCAGGTCGGTTTCGGCACTGGAATCTTCGGCGTAATCCAGATCCAGCACGGCTTCGCCCTTATAGATACCCACGGATACCGCCGCGATCATCTGCTTCAGCGGCTCGCCTTTGACTTTACCATTGGCTTTCAGCCAGTTAATGGCATCGGCCAGCGCCACACAAGCACCGGTAATAGATGCGGTGCGGGTGCCGCCGTCAGCCTGAATCACATCGCAGTCGATGGCGATGGTGTTTTCACCCAGTGCCGTCAGGTCAATGGCGGCGCGCAGGCTGCGGCCGATCAGGCGGGAAATTTCCACCGTACGGCCCTGCTGTTTGCCTTTGGCCGCTTCACGCTGCATGCGGGAACCGGTGGAGCGCGGCAGCATGCCGTACTCTGCAGTTACCCAGCCCTGGCCCTTGCCGCGCAGGAATGGCGGTACACTGGTTTCCACCGAGGCGGTACAGATCACTTTGGTATCACCGAATTCCACCAGCACGGAGCCTTCCGCGTGTTTGGTGTAGTTGCGGGTAATGCGGACGTCGCGCAACTGATCGGGGGTGCGACCACTGGGTCTCATACGGGAATCCTCTGGTTAACAATCGTATCGGGCCGGCATTATAGCGGCAAAAGCCCCCAGCCCTTACAATGAGCGGCAGTTTTTACGGAGTTCAGTGCATGGTATTCAGCATGACCGCCTTTGCCCGGGCCAGCAGCGAATGTCCGCAAGGGCGTTTCACCTGGGAAATCCGCTCGGTCAACAGCCGCTATCTGGAGCTGCATTTCCGCCTGCCGGATGCCTTCCGCGATCTGGAGCCGGCCCTGCGCGAACGGCTGCGCCAGCAGCTCAGCCGTGGCAAAGTCGAATGCGGGCTGCGTTTCCAGCCTATTCAGAGCAGCGAACGCCTGCAGGTAAACAGCGCCATGGTGCATGAACTGGTGCGGGCGGCTGATGAAGTGCAGGCGATTATTGGCCCCGGCAATGCCATGGATGTATTGGACGTGCTGCAATGGCCCGGCGTGCTCAGCAGCGAAGACGCCGACAGCAAAGCCCTGCAGGCAACGGCGTTACAGTCTTTTGATGACTGCCTGCAACAAAGCAAAACCGCCCGCGCCCGCGAAGGCACTGAACTGGCCGCCCTGATTCAGCAACGGCTGGCGACCATGCGCAGCCTGGTAGCCGGGGTACAGGAACAAATGCCCGCCGCACTGGCCGCGCAGCGCCAGCAGCTAGCCGATAAACTGGCCGCGCTGCAGGTACAGGCCGACCCGCAACGGCTGGAGACCGAACTGGTGTTACTGGCCCAGAAAGCCGATATTGCCGAAGAACTGGATCGCCTGAACACCCACCTGCAGGAAGTGGAACGAATTTTACAGGCCGGCGAACCCATCGGCCGCCGGCTCGATTTTATGATGCAGGAGCTCAACCGCGAGGCCAACACACTGTCGTCCAAATCCATTACTACCGGCATCACGCAGACCGCGGTCGATCTGAAAGTCCTGATCGAACAAATGCGCGAGCAGGTACAAAACATTGAATAACCGGACCTTATTATGATCGGCACCCTGTTTATCTTTTCTGCGCCCTCCGGCGCCGGCAAAACCAGCCTGGTAAAAGCCCTGCTGGAATGCACCCATCACATTGGCGTGTCGGTTTCCCACACCACCCGGGCGCCGCGCCCCGGTGAAGAAAATGGCAAGGACTATCACTTTGTCAGCACCGCCGAATTTCAGCGCATGATCGGCGAGGCCGCCTTTCTGGAGCACGCACAGGTGTTCGATAACTACTACGGCACCTCGCAGGCCTGGGTTGAAGCCGAGTTAGCCGCCGGCCGTGATGTGATTCTGGAAATCGACTGGCAGGGCGCGCAGCAGGTACGTCACTTAATGCCGGAGGCGGTCAGTGTCTTTATCGCCCCGCCATCCATTCAGACTCTGCGCGAACGCCTGGAGCGCCGGGGTCAGGACAGCGCTGACGTGATCGAGCGGCGGATGCGTGATGCCCGCACGGAAATGAGCCATTACGGCGAATATGACTACCTGATTATTAACGATAATTTCGACAACAGCCTGCAGGAATTGCGCTCAGTGGTGGTCGCCCGCCGGCACCGGCTGGCCGCCCAGCAACAACGCCATGCGGATATTCTGCAGGCTTTACTCAACGGCTGACTTCCCTTATGGCAGCATTCCGTTAAAATACCCGGTTCCACCGAATTCATCTGTCCACAGGATCACCCTCCATGGCACGCGTAACCGTAGAAGATTGCTTAACCAACGTTGATAACCGTTTCGAGCTGGTCATGCTGGCCACCAAGCGCGCCCGTCAGATCGCCGTTCAGGGCGCCGAGCCCCTGGTAGCGGAAGAAAACGACAAGCCCACCGTGCTGGCACTGCGTGAAATTGCCGAAAACCTGGTAACTCCGGCCACCATGGCGGCGCAGGAAGAAGCGGCGCGGGCCGAGCAGTACTGAGCAGAACGGGGTTCTGCTTAAGTGCCCACCATTGATACGCTGTCGGAGCGGCTGAACCAGTATCTGAGCCCGGCTCAGATTCAACAGGTTTGCCGCGCCTACTTCTATGCCGAACAGGCACACGAAGGACAGCGCCGCCGCAGCGGTGAACCCTACATTATTCACCCGCTGGCCGTGGCCAACATTCTGGCCGACATGCACTTAGACCATCAGAGCCTGATGGCCGCCATGCTGCATGATGTGATTGAAGACACAGGGGTACCCAAAACCGCCCTGGCCAGTCAGTTCGGTGATGTCGTCACCGACCTGGTTGACGGTGTTTCCAAGCTCACCAACATCAATTTCGAAAGCAAAGAACACCAGCAGGCGGAAAACTTCCAGAAGATGGCCATGGCCATGGCCAAAGACATCCGTGTGATTCTGGTAAAACTGGCCGACCGCCTGCACAACCTGCGCACCCTGGGCTCACTGAAACCCGAAAAGCGCCGCCGCATCGCCAAAGAAACTCTCGATATCTACGCCCCTATCGCCAACCGCCTGGGCCTGAACAGCATCCGTGTAGAAATGGAAGAACTGTGCTTTGAGGCCATGTATCCGATGCGCTCGGACATGATCCGCAAAGCGGTTAAGGCGGCGCGCGGCCATCGCTCAGAGATGGTGAACAGTATTCAGGCCGCCATCCGTAACCGCCTGAATGAAGTAAGCATCAGCGCCCGCGTTATTGGCCGCGAAAAGCACCTGTTCAGCATCTACACCAAGATGAAAGAAAAGCGGAAATCCCTCACCGATATTATGGATGTGTACGGGTTCCGCATTATCACCGACAGCGTCGACACCTGTTACCGCGTGCTGGGCCTGATGCACAGTCTGTATAAACCGGTACCGGGACGCTTCAAAGATTACATCGCCATCCCGAAAACCAACGGTTATCAGTCGCTGCATACCACCTTAATCGGCATCGGTGGCGTACCGATTGAAATTCAGATCCGTACCGAAGAAATGGAATCCATGGCCAACCACGGCATTGCCGCGCACTGGCTGTACAAATCAGAAAGCGACCAGCTCAGCGGCACCCAGCGGGCGCGCCAGTGGGTACAAAACCTGCTGGAACTGCAGAAAAACGCCGGCAGCCCACTGGAATTTGTTGAGCACGTTAAAGTCGATCTGTTCCCGGATGAAATCTATGTATTTACGCCGAAAGGCAAAATCATGGAATTACCGGCCGGCTCCACCGCCATCGATTTTGCTTACGCCGTACACACCGATGTCGGCAACCACTGCATTGCCTGCCGCATTAACCGCCAGCTGGCGCCGTTAAGCGCGCGCCTGCAGAATGGCCAGACGGTGCAGATCGTCACCGCACCGGGCGGCCAGCCGAACCCGGCCTGGCTCAATTTTGTTGTTACCGGCAAGGCCCGCTCCAATATCCGTAATTACCTGAAAAGTCAGCGCCGCTCTGAATCGGTGGCGCTGGGCGAGCGGCTGCTGAACAAAGCCCTGGATGTGCTGGGCAAAACCATTACCGATATCGACGACCAGCACATTGAGCTGGTGCTGAAAGAAACCGGGCTGCCCTCGTTTGAAGACCTTCTGGAAGACATCGGTTGTGGCAACCGTATGGCGCCGCTGCTGGCACGACGCTTACTGGTGGCCAATAAAGGCTCGGAGATTCAGCTGGAAGCCGGCGACCAATCGCCACTGGCAATCAAAGGCACCGAAGGCCTGATGGTGAATTTTGCCAAGTGCTGCAGCCCCATTCCCGGCGATCCAATTATTGGCTATGTCAGCTCCGGCCGCGGCCTGGTGATTCATACGGAAAATTGCCGCAACGTGGAAGAATTCCGCGACAACCCGGAAAAGTGTGTGATCCTCAGCTGGGATAAAGACATCGACAGCGAGTTCACCCTGGACCTGAAACTCTATCTGGAAAATCGCCGCGGCATTGTCGCCGAGCTGGCCGGCGCCATTACCCAGGCGGAAGCCAATATCGAAAAAATCAGCGTGGAAGAGCGCGATGCCCGCTTAAGCGTTACCTACTTAACCCTGAGCGTGCATGGCCGCAAACATCTGGCGCGGGTGATCCGTCGTCTGCGTACCATTCGC is part of the Venatoribacter cucullus genome and encodes:
- a CDS encoding exodeoxyribonuclease III, whose amino-acid sequence is MRIISLHVNGLQQAVEKGLYAWLKTADADVVAIQNLKAKEYQLPDAVLYPEGFNAYFFDAEAEGYSGVAILTKEVPKAIMTGLAFPQCDMQGRFIQADFPHVSVGSVLFPAVDEYNSLEDKLAFQKAFLDHLNKTRRKRREFIFCGNFEAAHKTVDLDNWQEQQSTPGFLPEERAFFDQMFGPVGYVDAFREANFGENQYTWWPDADSARRNQNGWRKDYQICTPSIRQFVVDAKLDTSLRFGDHAAVMVEYEFDED
- the rph gene encoding ribonuclease PH, translating into MRPSGRTPDQLRDVRITRNYTKHAEGSVLVEFGDTKVICTASVETSVPPFLRGKGQGWVTAEYGMLPRSTGSRMQREAAKGKQQGRTVEISRLIGRSLRAAIDLTALGENTIAIDCDVIQADGGTRTASITGACVALADAINWLKANGKVKGEPLKQMIAAVSVGIYKGEAVLDLDYAEDSSAETDLNVIMTETGGFVEIQGTAEGEAFTPDELNAMLALAQKAIVELSAAQKAALAG
- a CDS encoding YicC/YloC family endoribonuclease; its protein translation is MVFSMTAFARASSECPQGRFTWEIRSVNSRYLELHFRLPDAFRDLEPALRERLRQQLSRGKVECGLRFQPIQSSERLQVNSAMVHELVRAADEVQAIIGPGNAMDVLDVLQWPGVLSSEDADSKALQATALQSFDDCLQQSKTARAREGTELAALIQQRLATMRSLVAGVQEQMPAALAAQRQQLADKLAALQVQADPQRLETELVLLAQKADIAEELDRLNTHLQEVERILQAGEPIGRRLDFMMQELNREANTLSSKSITTGITQTAVDLKVLIEQMREQVQNIE
- the gmk gene encoding guanylate kinase, which produces MMIGTLFIFSAPSGAGKTSLVKALLECTHHIGVSVSHTTRAPRPGEENGKDYHFVSTAEFQRMIGEAAFLEHAQVFDNYYGTSQAWVEAELAAGRDVILEIDWQGAQQVRHLMPEAVSVFIAPPSIQTLRERLERRGQDSADVIERRMRDARTEMSHYGEYDYLIINDNFDNSLQELRSVVVARRHRLAAQQQRHADILQALLNG
- the rpoZ gene encoding DNA-directed RNA polymerase subunit omega, which gives rise to MARVTVEDCLTNVDNRFELVMLATKRARQIAVQGAEPLVAEENDKPTVLALREIAENLVTPATMAAQEEAARAEQY
- the spoT gene encoding bifunctional GTP diphosphokinase/guanosine-3',5'-bis pyrophosphate 3'-pyrophosphohydrolase, whose amino-acid sequence is MPTIDTLSERLNQYLSPAQIQQVCRAYFYAEQAHEGQRRRSGEPYIIHPLAVANILADMHLDHQSLMAAMLHDVIEDTGVPKTALASQFGDVVTDLVDGVSKLTNINFESKEHQQAENFQKMAMAMAKDIRVILVKLADRLHNLRTLGSLKPEKRRRIAKETLDIYAPIANRLGLNSIRVEMEELCFEAMYPMRSDMIRKAVKAARGHRSEMVNSIQAAIRNRLNEVSISARVIGREKHLFSIYTKMKEKRKSLTDIMDVYGFRIITDSVDTCYRVLGLMHSLYKPVPGRFKDYIAIPKTNGYQSLHTTLIGIGGVPIEIQIRTEEMESMANHGIAAHWLYKSESDQLSGTQRARQWVQNLLELQKNAGSPLEFVEHVKVDLFPDEIYVFTPKGKIMELPAGSTAIDFAYAVHTDVGNHCIACRINRQLAPLSARLQNGQTVQIVTAPGGQPNPAWLNFVVTGKARSNIRNYLKSQRRSESVALGERLLNKALDVLGKTITDIDDQHIELVLKETGLPSFEDLLEDIGCGNRMAPLLARRLLVANKGSEIQLEAGDQSPLAIKGTEGLMVNFAKCCSPIPGDPIIGYVSSGRGLVIHTENCRNVEEFRDNPEKCVILSWDKDIDSEFTLDLKLYLENRRGIVAELAGAITQAEANIEKISVEERDARLSVTYLTLSVHGRKHLARVIRRLRTIRGVNKIVRSKNQQSAS